In one window of Camelina sativa cultivar DH55 chromosome 15, Cs, whole genome shotgun sequence DNA:
- the LOC104746413 gene encoding cytochrome P450 705A5-like, translating to MATMIILDFQCCFIFISLCSIFSFLCYKLFFKKPSGSIRGCDLPPSLPSLPIIGHLHLLLSTLPHKSLQKLSLKYGSLISLRIFNNPIVLVSSASVAYEIFRTHDVNISFRGSPPIDDSLFVGSWSFIFSPYGDHWKFMKKLMVTKLLGSQALERSRFVRADELHRFYVSLLDKAGKKETVDMVKETMKLSNNSICKMIVGRSCSEENGEAEKARSLASESIALVNKVVLGSLLRPPFKKLLSSLFRKEVMALSSRFDELLERILKEYEEKLDGHQGTELMDALLEAYQDENAEYKITRNHIKSFVADLLFAGTDTTAQTTQWTMAEIIKNPDILERLREEIDTVVGKTRLIQETDLPKLPYLQAVVKEVLRMHPPGSFFARVPQEGCRIGEFYVPEETPLIVNVYAVMRDPEYWEDPDEFKPERFLTSSKSGKEDEKREKALKYIPFGGGRRGCPGENLAYVILGSVVGMMVQGFDWRIKGDRVDLEESIKGLTLTMAHPPKFIPVARTVNPLISNLPNHKL from the exons ATGGCAACAATGATCATCCTTGACTTCCAATgctgcttcatcttcatctccctCTGCTCTATCTTCTCATTCCTCTGTTACAAACTCTTCTTCAAGAAACCAAGCGGCTCAATACGTGGCTGTGATTTGCCTCCGAGCCTTCCTTCTCTTCCTATCATCGGTCATCTTCACCTTCTACTCTCTACTCTTCCCCACAAGTCTCTTCAGAAACTCTCCCTTAAGTACGGATCTCTCATCAGTCTCCGCATCTTCAACAACCCCATAGTCCTCGTCTCATCAGCCTCAGTAGCTTATGAGATCTTCAGGACGCATGATGTGAATATCTCGTTTCGTGGTTCACCTCCCATCGACGATTCTCTCTTTGTCGGATCTTGGAGCTTCATCTTCTCTCCTTATGGAGATCACTGGAAGTTCATGAAGAAGCTCATGGTCACAAAGCTGCTCGGATCACAAGCGCTCGAACGGTCAAGATTCGTCCGTGCAGATGAGTTACATCGGTTTTATGTGAGCTTGCTTGATAAAGCGGGAAAGAAGGAGACTGTTGACATGGTTAAGGAAACGATGAAGTTAAGTAACAACAGCATTTGCAAGATGATTGTGGGGAGGAGTTGTTCAGAGGAGAACGGTGAGGCAGAGAAAGCTAGAAGTTTGGCTAGCGAATCGATTGCCTTGGTGAACAAGGTTGTATTGGGAAGCTTGTTGCGCCCACCGTTTAAAAAGCTTCTAAGCTCATTGTTTAGAAAAGAAGTGATGGCTCTTTCCAGCAGATTTGACGAGCTGCTCGAAAGGATTCTTAAGGAATATGAGGAGAAGCTAGACGGGCATCAAGGCACGGAACTGATGGACGCGTTGTTGGAAGCTTATCAAGATGAAAACGCCGAGTATAAGATCACTAGGAACCATATCAAGTCTTTTGTTGCG GATCTTCTATTTGCAGGTACAGACACTACAGCACAGACAACACAGTGGACAATGGCGGAGATCATTAAAAATCCTGACATTCTTGAGAGACTGAGAGAAGAAATAGATACGGTGGTAGGGAAAACAAGATTGATTCAAGAAACGGATTTACCAAAACTGCCTTATTTACAAGCGGTGGTTAAAGAAGTACTAAGAATGCACCCACCAGGGTCTTTCTTTGCAAGGGTCCCCCAAGAAGGTTGTAGGATCGGAGAGTTTTACGTGCCGGAGGAGACACCACTTATTGTTAATGTTTATGCTGTGATGAGAGATCCAGAGTACTGGGAAGATCCTGATGAGTTTAAGCCAGAGAGGTTTCTAACTTCTTCTAAGTCAGggaaagaagatgagaaaagagagaaagcacTAAAATACATTCCTTTCGGCGGGGGAAGGAGAGGTTGTCCCGGAGAAAACCTAGCTTATGTCATTCTAGGAAGTGTTGTTGGGATGATGGTGCAGGGCTTTGACTGGAGAATCAAAGGAGATAGAGTTGACTTGGAAGAATCAATCAAAGGATTGACCTTGACCATGGCTCATCCTCCTAAGTTCATTCCGGTTGCTCGAACCGTGAACCCTTTAATTTCGAATCTGCCTAACCACAAGTTGTGA
- the LOC104746414 gene encoding zinc finger CCCH domain-containing protein 59-like has protein sequence MDYEAPRRYSQSRNLGGVKRKPQDFAADVVPRRRYAPSDNTMKKQGPTKFSRNLVWTSKEYKVPEGNRPRKDQANGSTKPPVLGRGCSVSVSSKQPRKIAISDTEKSVCCKFWIAGNCRRGEQCQFLHSWSCFPGLAMVASLEGHKKDIKGIALPQGSDKLFSVSSDDTLRIWDCHTGHCVHTINLQAEAAAGSLISEGSWVFLGLQNAVKAFNVQTSKDLHLDGVVAGQVHAITVANGMLFAGTSSGSISVWKATTDSDVSDPFKYLTSLEGHHTGEVTCFVVGCQLLYSGSVDKTIKVWDLNTLQCVTTLKQHTDTVTSLLCWNKCLISSSLDGTIKVWAFSENGSLEVTHTRRQEQSVHALCGVHDAEAKPIIFCSYQNGTVGIYDLPSFEERGNMFSTHTISTLTVGPGGLLFSGDKSGNLRVWSLAAGTKV, from the coding sequence ATGGATTACGAGGCCCCAAGGAGATACTCACAGTCAAGGAATTTGGGAGGAGTCAAGAGAAAGCCGCAAGATTTCGCAGCAGATGTCGTTCCGAGAAGACGTTATGCCCCTTCGGACAATACAATGAAGAAACAAGGTCCAACTAAGTTTTCAAGGAATCTGGTTTGGACGTCAAAAGAATACAAAGTACCAGAGGGAAACAGGCCACGAAAGGATCAAGCCAATGGGTCAACAAAACCACCAGTTTTAGGCAGAGGATGTTCTGTTTCTGTGTCGTCGAAACAGCCGAGAAAAATTGCTATTTCAGACACCGAAAAGAGTGTATGTTGTAAGTTTTGGATAGCTGGAAACTGCAGGAGGGGTGAGCAGTGCCAGTTCTTACACTCTTGGTCTTGTTTCCCTGGACTGGCCATGGTAGCTTCGCTTGAAGGACACAAGAAAGATATAAAGGGGATCGCCCTCCCTCAGGGTTCAGATAAACTCTTTTCAGTCAGTAGCGATGATACATTGCGGATTTGGGACTGCCATACTGGTCATTGTGTACATACCATCAACCTCCAGGCTGAGGCGGCTGCAGGATCTCTAATCAGTGAAGGCTCATGGGTTTTCCTTGGCTTGCAAAACGCTGTAAAGGCTTTTAATGTTCAGACCAGTAAAGATTTGCATCTTGACGGTGTAGTTGCAGGTCAGGTTCATGCAATAACTGTTGCTAATGGAATGCTTTTTGCTGGAACAAGTTCGGGAAGTATATCAGTCTGGAAAGCTACTACTGACTCTGATGTGTCTGATCCTTTCAAGTACCTCACATCTCTCGAGGGACATCATACTGGTGAAGtcacttgttttgttgttggatGTCAACTACTATACTCTGGCTCTGTCGATAAAACAATAAAGGTGTGGGATCTCAACACCCTGCAATGTGTAACGACACTGAAGCAACATACCGACACTGTCACGTCACTCTTATGCTGGAACAAGTGTCTGATATCGTCTTCCTTGGATGGGACCATAAAAGTTTGGGCTTTTTCTGAGAATGGAAGCTTGGAAGTTACTCATACACGCAGACAAGAACAGAGTGTTCATGCTCTTTGTGGGGTGCACGATGCAGAGGCCAAACCCATCATATTCTGCTCTTACCAAAATGGAACTGTTGGCATTTACGACCTACCATCTTTTGAAGAAAGAGGAAATATGTTCTCTACGCACACGATCAGCACACTCACAGTTGGTCCTGGAGGATTGCTATTTAGTGGTGACAAGTCTGGGAACTTGCGAGTATGGAGCTTAGCTGCTGGCACCAAAGTTTAG
- the LOC104748356 gene encoding cytochrome P450 705A5-like — protein sequence MITLEFQNCFIFILLLCLFPLLCYYNFFKKPSGFNLPPSPPSLPIIGHLHLLLSALLHRSLLKLSSKYGPILYLHVFSFHVVLVSSASVAYEIFRTHDVNNSYRGFTPTDDSLFAGSFSFISAPYGDYWKFMKKVLVTNLLGPQAHERSRGIRADELERFYMNLFDKAMKKERVEISKETLTLTNYSISKMIMGRSCSEERFKALVTELDILTKKLFFANMLRAGFKKLVASLFRKETMVVSDRFNKLLERILVEHEKKLDEHHQGADLMDALLVAHRNEKAKHKITRNHIKSVIADLLFAGTDNSVKTTQWAMGEIINNPNVLERLRGEIDYVVGKTRLIQETDLPNLPYLQAVVKETIRLHPPGPFFVRLSKEGFNIRGFYVPEETSLVVNAYAVMRDPETWEDPLVFKPERFLASRTEKEEERREKAIKYIPFGSGRRSCPGENLAYVIVGTAIGVMVQGFEWRIKDEKKINMEEAVVGLSLTMAHPLKITPVSRTSNPLITLNLLKKGCS from the exons ATGATCACCCTAGAATTTCAAAactgcttcatcttcatcctcttaTTATGTCTCTTCCCACTTCTCTGTTACTATAACTTCTTCAAGAAGCCAAGCGGCTTTAATCTGCCTCCGAGTCCTCCTTCTCTTCCTATCATCGgtcatcttcaccttcttctctctgctctACTCCACAGATCTTTATTGAAACTCTCCTCCAAGTACGGACCTATTCTCTATCTCCACGTCTTCAGTTTCCACGTAGTCCTCGTCTCCTCAGCCTCAGTTGCTTACGAGATCTTCAGGACGCACGACGTGAACAACTCGTATCGCGGCTTCACTCCTACCGATGATTCCCTTTTTGCCGGATCTTTCAGTTTCATCTCTGCTCCATACGGAGATTACTGGAAATTCATGAAAAAAGTCCTGGTAACAAACTTGCTTGGACCCCAAGCACACGAGCGGTCACGAGGTATCCGAGCAGATGAGCTAGAACGGTTTTATATGAACCTGTTTGATAAGGCTATGAAGAAAGAGAGGGTGGAGATCAGTAAGGAAACATTGACGCTCACTAACTACAGCATCAGCAAGATGATCATGGGGAGGAGTTGTTCAGAAGAGAGATTCAAGGCTTTGGTTACCGAGTTAGATATTTTGACAAAGAAGCTTTTCTTTGCAAACATGTTACGCGCAGGGTTTAAGAAGCTTGTTGCCTCACTGTTTAGAAAAGAAACGATGGTTGTTTCCGACAGATTCAATAAGCTGCTCGAAAGGATTCTTGTGGAACACGAAAAGAAACTGGACGAGCATCATCAAGGTGCGGACTTAATGGACGCGTTGCTTGTAGCTCACCGAAACGAAAAAGCAAAGCATAAGATCACAAGGAACCATATCAAGTCTGTTATCGCG GATCTTTTATTTGCAGGCACTGATAACTCGGTGAAAACAACACAGTGGGCAATGGGGGAGATCATTAACAACCCTAACGTTCTTGAGAGACTGAGAGGAGAAATAGATTACGTGGTAGGAAAGACAAGGTTAATTCAAGAAACGGATCTACCAAACCTGCCTTATTTGCAAGCAGTGGTTAAGGAAACGATAAGACTGCACCCGCCAGGTCCTTTCTTTGTAAGGTTATCAAAAGAAGGGTTTAATATAAGAGGGTTTTACGTACCGGAGGAGACATCACTTGTTGTTAACGCTTATGCTGTGATGAGAGATCCTGAAACTTGGGAAGATCCACTTGTGTTTAAGCCAGAGAGGTTTTTAGcttcaagaacagagaaagaggaggagagaagagagaaagcaaTTAAGTACATTCCTTTTGGAAGCGGGAGAAGAAGCTGTCCTGGAGAAAATCTAGCTTATGTCATTGTGGGAACTGCAATTGGAGTAATGGTGCAAGGGTTTGAGTGGAGAATcaaagatgagaagaagattaaCATGGAAGAGGCAGTTGTAGGACTGAGCTTGACCATGGCTCATCCTCTTAAGATCACTCCTGTTTCTCGAACCTCAAAccctttaataactttgaatctGTTAAAAAAAGGGTGTTCCTGA
- the LOC104746415 gene encoding mitotic checkpoint protein BUB3.1-like isoform X1 — translation MLLALWKERKGRHGVCLIYQRLLKLKSVFVELVLRYAFKCHRKTEAGRDIVYPVNSIAFHPIYGGTFATGGCDGFVNIWDGNNKKRLYQYSKYPTSISALSFSRDGQLLAVASSYTFEEGEKSYEPEAIFVRNVNEIEVKPKPKVYPNPAA, via the exons ATGCTCTTAGCTCTGTGGAAGGAAAGGAAGGGTCGCCATGGAGTTTGTTTGATCTATCAGAGGCTGCTCAAGCTAAAaa GTGTATTTGTTGAACTTGTCCTCAGATATGCTTTCAAATGCCATCGGAAAACAGAGGCTGGAAGGGACATTGTTTACCCTGTAAATTCCATTGCCTTCCATCCAAT TTATGGCGGCACCTTTGCAACTGGAGGTTGTGATGGTTTCGTCAATATTTGGGATGGTAACAACAAGAAGAGGCTATATCAG TACTCAAAGTATCCAACAAGTATCTCGGCACTGTCATTCAGTCGAGATGGTCAGCTACTGGCTGTTGCTTCAAGTTACACGTTTGAAGAGGGAGAGAAATC GTATGAACCGGAGGCCATCTTTGTAAGAAACGTGAACGAAATCGAAgtgaaaccaaaacccaaagtATATCCGAATCCTGCTgcgtaa
- the LOC104746415 gene encoding mitotic checkpoint protein BUB3.1-like isoform X2: MEYAFKCHRKTEAGRDIVYPVNSIAFHPIYGGTFATGGCDGFVNIWDGNNKKRLYQYSKYPTSISALSFSRDGQLLAVASSYTFEEGEKSYEPEAIFVRNVNEIEVKPKPKVYPNPAA; the protein is encoded by the exons ATGGA ATATGCTTTCAAATGCCATCGGAAAACAGAGGCTGGAAGGGACATTGTTTACCCTGTAAATTCCATTGCCTTCCATCCAAT TTATGGCGGCACCTTTGCAACTGGAGGTTGTGATGGTTTCGTCAATATTTGGGATGGTAACAACAAGAAGAGGCTATATCAG TACTCAAAGTATCCAACAAGTATCTCGGCACTGTCATTCAGTCGAGATGGTCAGCTACTGGCTGTTGCTTCAAGTTACACGTTTGAAGAGGGAGAGAAATC GTATGAACCGGAGGCCATCTTTGTAAGAAACGTGAACGAAATCGAAgtgaaaccaaaacccaaagtATATCCGAATCCTGCTgcgtaa
- the LOC104748357 gene encoding RNA polymerase II C-terminal domain phosphatase-like 4 — translation ISVVEKHSSEAQAKRRKIEPKINESSLSLSSSSICGHWYALHGICIACKSTIDKRQGRAFDYIFQGLQLSHEALALTKCLTTKLSCLNEKKLHLVLDLDHTLLHTKEVPRLSEAEKYLLEEAGSTKRDDLWKIKGSGDPMEFLTKLRPFVRDFLKEANEMFTMYIYTKGSRVYAKHILEVIDPKKLYFGDRVITKEESPHMKTLDLVLAEERGVVIVDDTRKVWPYHKSNLVDISMYSYFRLKVQKSKPYSEEKTDESESNGGLANVLKLLKEVHRRFFKVEVEDELEVKDVRSLLQEIDFEFNKDYVE, via the coding sequence ATATCTGTTGTTGAAAAGCATTCTTCGGAAGCACAAGCCAAAAGGCGAAAGATTGAACCAAAGATCAACGAGTCATCGCTATCGTTATCCTCTTCTAGTATCTGTGGTCACTGGTACGCACTTCATGGAATCTGCATCGCCTGCAAATCAACAATTGACAAAAGGCAAGGCCGAGCGTTCGATTATATTTTCCAAGGTTTACAGCTAAGCCACGAAGCGTTGGCGTTAACCAAGTGCTTAACAACGAAATTATCTTGTCTCAACGAGAAGAAGCTTCACCTTGTACTCGACTTGGACCACACGCTTCTCCACACTAAAGAGGTTCCGCGTCTCTCCGAAGCAGAGAAGTATCTACTCGAAGAAGCAGGTTCAACGAAGAGGGACGATCTATGGAAAATCAAAGGCTCAGGAGATCCCATGGAATTTTTGACAAAGCTAAGGCCTTTTGTTCGCGACTTCTTGAAAGAAGCCAACGAGATGTTCACCATGTATATTTACACAAAGGGTAGTCGCGTATACGCTAAGCATATTTTGGAGGTGATTGATCCGAAGAAACTCTATTTTGGGGATAGAGTgataacaaaagaagagagtCCTCATATGAAGACgcttgatttggttttggctGAGGAGCGTGGGGTGGTGATTGTGGATGATACGCGTAAAGTTTGGCCTTATCACAAGAGTAACCTAGTTGATATTAGCATGTACTCCTATTTCAGACTCAAAGTCCAAAAGTCAAAGCCTTACTCTGAGGAGAAGACAGACGAGAGTGAAAGCAACGGTGGATTGGCGAATGTTTTGAAGTTACTCAAGGAAGTTCACCGTAGATTCTTCAAAGTCGAGGTCGAGGACGAGTTGGAGGTGAAGGACGTTAGATCGCTGCTACAAGAAATAGACTTCGAATTCAACAAAGATTATGTAGAATGA